The following proteins are co-located in the Spirosoma montaniterrae genome:
- a CDS encoding glycoside hydrolase family 32 protein — translation MFRPFALLLVVGAFPTLLLAQRYSSDTTYQQPFRPQYHFSPRINWSNDPNGLVYYDGEYHLFFQHNPVDSHWGHMTWGHAISRDLVHWRELPPAIPEENGVMIFSGSCVVDKNNTSGFGRDGRVPMVAIYTGHEPNRQTQHIAYSLDKGRTWTKYQNNPIIDLNKKDFRDPKVFWYEPSQRWVMAVVLPTEKKLLFYNSSNLKQWTKTGEFTAADSPASVWECPDLIEVPVEGTMERKWLLMLSMGNNGAAGGSGMQYYVGRFNGLTFTNESAPGPTRFVDWGKDYYAAVTYNNLPVRGNRGAISIGWMANLHYAGEVPTSPFRGMMTLPRELRLVKTLTKSYELVQRPIQELKQLLGPAFRWNGTDVSQLNQSLVNAGVSGDSYVLTAELEPIRTESGVRVRQGKTAQGDTEATVVGYDPLKQQVHVDRTRSGLVAFKKEFAGRFTAPLKPQNGRITLQIWVDRSSVEVFGNDGLITLTNQIFPSPDSLGIEFYGNALRSVTVQAVEGIWK, via the coding sequence ATGTTCCGCCCGTTTGCTTTGCTGCTGGTTGTTGGCGCGTTTCCAACGTTGCTTCTGGCCCAGCGGTATTCGTCTGATACTACCTACCAACAGCCGTTTCGGCCACAGTACCACTTTTCGCCCCGCATCAACTGGAGCAACGATCCCAACGGTCTGGTGTACTACGATGGCGAATATCATCTGTTCTTTCAGCACAACCCCGTTGATTCGCACTGGGGGCATATGACCTGGGGCCACGCCATCAGCCGCGATCTCGTTCACTGGCGCGAACTGCCACCAGCCATTCCCGAAGAAAATGGAGTGATGATTTTTTCGGGAAGCTGCGTCGTCGATAAAAATAATACGAGTGGCTTCGGGCGCGACGGACGCGTGCCGATGGTAGCCATATACACCGGTCATGAACCGAATCGGCAAACGCAGCACATTGCTTACAGCTTAGACAAAGGCCGCACCTGGACCAAATACCAGAACAACCCGATTATCGACCTGAACAAGAAAGATTTCCGCGACCCGAAAGTTTTCTGGTACGAACCCAGTCAGCGGTGGGTGATGGCTGTGGTGTTGCCTACCGAAAAGAAATTGCTGTTTTATAATTCATCGAATCTGAAACAATGGACCAAAACTGGCGAGTTTACAGCCGCCGACAGCCCGGCCAGCGTTTGGGAATGCCCCGATTTGATAGAAGTGCCGGTAGAGGGGACAATGGAGCGCAAATGGCTCCTGATGTTGTCGATGGGGAACAACGGCGCGGCTGGCGGATCGGGTATGCAGTACTACGTAGGCCGGTTTAATGGCCTGACTTTTACGAATGAATCGGCACCCGGCCCTACACGCTTTGTCGACTGGGGGAAAGATTATTACGCAGCCGTTACGTACAACAACCTGCCTGTTCGGGGTAATCGGGGCGCAATCAGCATTGGCTGGATGGCGAATCTGCACTATGCTGGTGAGGTGCCAACGTCGCCTTTTCGGGGTATGATGACCCTGCCCCGCGAGTTGCGTTTGGTGAAAACACTGACAAAAAGCTACGAACTGGTGCAGCGGCCTATTCAGGAACTCAAACAATTGCTGGGGCCTGCTTTTCGTTGGAATGGCACCGACGTGTCGCAACTGAATCAGAGTTTAGTCAATGCGGGCGTATCGGGCGATTCGTATGTGCTGACTGCCGAACTCGAACCTATCCGAACGGAATCGGGCGTTCGGGTACGGCAGGGCAAAACGGCGCAAGGCGATACCGAAGCAACGGTTGTTGGTTACGACCCGCTCAAACAGCAGGTACACGTTGATCGAACGCGGTCGGGACTGGTGGCGTTTAAGAAAGAGTTTGCAGGCCGGTTCACGGCTCCGCTGAAACCGCAGAATGGGCGTATAACGTTGCAGATTTGGGTAGATCGGTCGTCGGTCGAGGTGTTTGGCAACGACGGGCTGATAACGCTCACCAACCAGATATTCCCCAGTCCCGACAGTCTGGGCATTGAATTTTACGGCAACGCGCTGCGCTCCGTAACGGTGCAGGCGGTTGAGGGAATCTGGAAGTAG
- the truB gene encoding tRNA pseudouridine(55) synthase TruB, protein MSETQIPDPGQLILIDKPLTWTSFDAVNKLKYACKFKKIGHAGTLDPLATGLLILCTGKMTKQIDQYQAQEKEYTGTLVLGKTTPSIDLETGFEAEFDTSGITPEQVADAARQLTGDITQVPPIYSAVRVGGERLYEKARRGETADRVQGGIKSRQVTVSVFEVATERFPEVDFRIVCSKGTYIRSLVRDLGLLLNNGAYMSALRRTRIGDFRVEDADTIEGFIEKFKLNNEA, encoded by the coding sequence GTGTCAGAAACGCAAATACCAGACCCCGGCCAGCTAATTCTCATCGATAAGCCGTTAACATGGACGTCGTTCGATGCGGTTAATAAACTGAAATACGCCTGTAAGTTTAAGAAAATCGGTCACGCCGGTACGCTCGACCCGCTGGCAACCGGTTTGCTCATTCTTTGCACGGGCAAAATGACCAAGCAAATCGACCAGTATCAGGCGCAGGAAAAAGAATATACCGGCACCCTTGTACTGGGCAAAACCACGCCCTCGATTGATCTCGAAACGGGATTTGAAGCCGAGTTCGATACAAGCGGTATTACACCCGAACAGGTTGCCGACGCAGCCCGGCAGCTAACCGGCGACATTACGCAGGTGCCGCCCATTTACTCGGCGGTACGGGTCGGTGGAGAGCGGCTCTACGAAAAAGCTCGTCGGGGCGAAACCGCCGACCGAGTTCAGGGTGGTATCAAGAGCCGACAGGTTACGGTATCGGTCTTTGAGGTAGCTACAGAGCGGTTCCCCGAAGTTGATTTTCGCATTGTGTGTTCCAAAGGCACGTATATTCGCAGCTTGGTACGCGATTTGGGCCTGTTGCTCAACAATGGAGCTTACATGAGTGCGCTGCGCCGAACCCGCATCGGCGATTTTCGCGTTGAAGACGCCGACACGATAGAAGGTTTTATTGAGAAGTTTAAACTGAACAATGAAGCGTGA
- a CDS encoding undecaprenyl-diphosphate phosphatase has product MELIHAIALAIIEGLTEFLPVSSTGHMIIYSSLAGIAGNEFTKLYTVNVQFGCILSVLVLYHRRFLTDTRTGDIEVYDWVKRLPPNLQRLTDFYAKILIAFLPAAIIGFLLNDLIDSLLENVVVVAISLLVGGIVLVFIDKIVAEQPKDHDVTVPDALRIGFFQCIAMIPGVSRSAATIIGGMFQGLTRQQAAEFSFFLAVPTMAAASGYKLLKTYKLLQPADYQTLLIGNAIAFVVGLLAIRGFVGFLTKYGFKAFGYYRIALGLLLLGLMASGVKLDVL; this is encoded by the coding sequence ATGGAGTTAATTCACGCGATTGCGCTGGCTATCATTGAGGGCCTGACCGAGTTTTTGCCGGTTTCCTCAACCGGACACATGATTATCTACTCGTCGCTGGCGGGTATTGCCGGTAACGAATTTACGAAGTTGTATACAGTCAACGTTCAGTTTGGCTGCATACTGTCGGTGCTGGTGCTTTATCACCGCCGTTTCCTGACTGATACGCGCACGGGTGATATTGAGGTCTACGACTGGGTAAAACGACTGCCTCCCAACCTGCAACGGCTAACCGACTTTTACGCTAAAATCCTGATTGCCTTTCTCCCTGCGGCCATTATCGGTTTTCTGCTCAATGATCTTATCGACTCGTTACTCGAAAACGTAGTGGTTGTAGCAATCTCACTGCTGGTGGGAGGTATCGTACTGGTATTTATCGACAAAATCGTGGCCGAGCAACCGAAAGACCACGATGTAACGGTACCCGATGCACTGCGTATTGGCTTTTTCCAGTGCATTGCTATGATTCCGGGCGTTTCGCGGTCGGCAGCCACTATTATTGGGGGTATGTTTCAGGGGTTGACGCGCCAGCAGGCCGCTGAATTTTCGTTCTTTCTGGCCGTGCCGACAATGGCGGCTGCATCGGGCTACAAACTCCTTAAAACCTATAAGTTGCTTCAACCCGCCGATTATCAGACGCTACTGATTGGCAATGCCATTGCGTTTGTGGTGGGGCTGCTTGCCATTCGTGGCTTTGTCGGTTTTCTGACCAAATACGGCTTTAAAGCCTTTGGCTATTACCGCATCGCGCTTGGCCTGTTGTTGTTGGGCCTGATGGCATCGGGCGTGAAGTTAGATGTCTTGTGA
- a CDS encoding cell division protein FtsX — protein MARQKKNVGQYPSGMILFSLTLALFLIGFCGLLAIQSKRLVTYIRENYEMRAFLDKDLNSTELKKLSETLADQPYVLKTDGVAQLGFVPKEDAAKEFIADTKEDFSKFLGENPLRDSYRIKLNEAYFEEAKLTEVKQDLEQIDGIFEVVYPENLVDSINRNVTKIYIVMSAFALVLLLIIVVLMNNTIRLALHSQRLLIRSMQLVGATNAFITRPFLGRGMWQGFLAGVIAVVLLLVGLYIAIQNLPELAAFQEPEKIAMLMGGVVALGVVIGFLSTFQAVNRYLGLTLDELY, from the coding sequence ATGGCTCGTCAGAAAAAAAATGTAGGTCAATATCCCAGCGGCATGATTCTGTTCAGCCTGACGCTGGCGTTGTTTTTAATTGGTTTTTGCGGATTGCTCGCTATTCAGTCGAAACGACTGGTGACGTACATCCGTGAGAACTACGAAATGCGGGCTTTCTTAGACAAAGACCTCAATTCGACTGAACTGAAAAAACTATCGGAAACGCTGGCCGATCAACCTTACGTACTAAAAACCGACGGCGTAGCGCAGCTCGGTTTCGTACCGAAAGAAGACGCTGCGAAGGAGTTTATTGCTGATACCAAAGAAGATTTTTCGAAGTTTCTGGGCGAAAATCCACTCCGCGACAGCTATCGGATCAAGCTAAACGAAGCGTATTTTGAAGAAGCGAAGCTGACAGAAGTAAAACAGGACCTGGAGCAGATCGACGGAATTTTTGAGGTAGTGTACCCCGAAAATCTGGTAGACAGCATTAACCGGAACGTAACCAAGATTTACATAGTGATGTCGGCCTTTGCGCTGGTTCTGCTATTAATAATTGTGGTGCTGATGAACAACACGATTCGTCTGGCGTTGCATTCTCAGCGGCTTCTGATCCGTAGTATGCAGTTGGTGGGGGCTACGAATGCTTTTATCACGCGCCCATTTCTGGGGCGGGGTATGTGGCAGGGGTTTCTGGCCGGTGTTATTGCGGTGGTGCTGTTGCTGGTGGGTTTGTACATTGCTATTCAGAATTTGCCTGAACTGGCGGCTTTTCAGGAACCCGAAAAGATTGCCATGCTAATGGGCGGAGTTGTTGCACTGGGCGTGGTGATCGGATTTTTGAGCACGTTTCAGGCTGTAAACCGGTATTTGGGCCTAACGCTGGACGAATTGTATTAA
- a CDS encoding DUF3098 domain-containing protein, whose protein sequence is MAKDKQGGSTTLAREELARKTNAAAAPATAPKTNPVRPVTEPTRTLAVATLPFGRRNYVLMLAGIGIILLGFFIMSLDKEEFGFGFLGLTLGPLVVMSGFVLEFFAILANPKKV, encoded by the coding sequence ATGGCAAAAGATAAACAGGGTGGTTCTACAACCCTCGCCCGCGAGGAGTTAGCCCGGAAAACAAACGCTGCTGCCGCCCCGGCAACGGCTCCTAAAACAAATCCTGTTCGGCCCGTTACTGAGCCGACACGGACGCTGGCAGTGGCTACGCTTCCGTTTGGACGACGTAACTACGTGCTCATGCTGGCTGGCATTGGCATTATTCTGCTCGGATTTTTTATCATGAGTCTCGATAAAGAAGAGTTTGGCTTCGGCTTTCTGGGCCTTACGCTCGGCCCATTGGTGGTTATGAGCGGCTTTGTGCTGGAGTTTTTCGCCATTCTGGCAAATCCGAAAAAAGTATAA